One window of the Shewanella maritima genome contains the following:
- the bamC gene encoding outer membrane protein assembly factor BamC → MIKKATPVVLLLAVTACSTPIERRQVNGTEDYINASTQPLLTIPEGLDTPRYSEEYQVPEIGKQAQNSPLGKQLDIRPPLQVLPMAEGTRVEEGSDNIKIVVESIDNQTNLKQEIYDDVVAYLNKKSIAIRSQDFDSGVVETDWIETSEVVETSLWGSDKEYVLRQRYMFTVDVKPHGRTGDLKIDLIEHEEVFDEEIQQILLTSDDKRRYTIDMLNNAIAYVSVNREKALREARIKRSLGIQLELVNPTEDEGAYWMAHAPFENAWDRLRIVLPEMGFEIIDMDKSKGLYYISLDDSGGFWSSLWGDDALELDKGNYRLVLEEANETDKTKLMFRTVDNEPVDDGAIVEVYDKLAELMEEDRKVR, encoded by the coding sequence ATGATAAAAAAAGCCACCCCAGTTGTATTACTTCTGGCCGTTACAGCATGCAGCACGCCAATCGAGCGTCGTCAGGTAAACGGCACGGAAGATTATATTAATGCATCTACGCAGCCGTTATTGACCATACCTGAAGGGCTTGATACCCCAAGGTACAGCGAAGAATACCAGGTTCCTGAAATTGGTAAGCAAGCGCAAAATAGCCCACTGGGTAAGCAGCTTGATATTCGTCCGCCATTGCAGGTATTGCCGATGGCTGAAGGTACTCGTGTGGAAGAAGGCTCTGACAATATTAAAATTGTGGTTGAGTCAATCGATAATCAAACCAATCTTAAACAAGAAATTTACGATGACGTCGTTGCTTACTTGAACAAGAAATCTATTGCTATTCGCTCACAGGATTTTGATTCCGGTGTGGTCGAAACCGACTGGATTGAAACCAGTGAAGTGGTTGAAACGAGCCTATGGGGTAGCGATAAAGAGTATGTATTACGTCAGCGCTACATGTTTACGGTTGATGTTAAACCTCATGGCCGTACAGGCGATTTGAAAATTGATCTTATCGAACATGAAGAAGTGTTCGATGAAGAAATTCAACAAATCTTGCTTACTAGCGATGACAAGCGCCGTTACACGATTGACATGTTAAACAATGCCATTGCTTACGTCAGTGTGAATCGTGAGAAAGCACTACGTGAAGCTCGCATTAAGCGCAGTTTAGGTATTCAGCTTGAGTTAGTTAACCCAACTGAAGACGAAGGTGCTTACTGGATGGCGCATGCGCCATTTGAAAATGCATGGGATCGTCTGCGTATTGTGCTTCCTGAGATGGGTTTTGAAATTATCGACATGGACAAATCTAAGGGCCTTTACTATATCAGCCTTGACGATTCCGGTGGTTTCTGGAGCTCGTTGTGGGGCGATGACGCGTTGGAACTAGACAAAGGTAATTACCGCCTAGTGCTAGAAGAGGCAAATGAAACAGATAAAACTAAGTTGATGTTTAGAACTGTTGATAATGAACCTGTTGACGACGGTGCAATTGTTGAGGTTTACGACAAATTGGCTGAGTTAATGGAAGAAGACCGTAAGGTTCGTTAG
- a CDS encoding efflux RND transporter periplasmic adaptor subunit translates to MNKIIITILAAAAAVFAYQQFDTKQAEIKRPKPIPNVVVANAKMMQVRDEVEALGTAKASESISVTAKVSEVITALNFDDGDLVKQGQLLVQLQDTEQQAKVREAKVALQEYMREFDRISSLVLSKTVAETERDSLQSKIDAARASLDQATSNVADRKIVAPFSGRLGLRNVSLGSFVTPSEQITTLDDVTKIKLDFSVPERFIQDLQEGKQIIAETVAFPDKIFKGTVTSIDSRINPTTRAVTVRAIVPNDDYKLIPGMLMKVNLIKQSREALLLPESAIIPIQNKHYVYLVNNENKVERVAVSLGLRTRGWVEIIDGIQVGDPVIIRGILKVRPGAEVTPEEAERFHFALKGNVESAV, encoded by the coding sequence ATGAACAAAATTATAATAACTATTTTAGCCGCAGCTGCCGCTGTGTTTGCGTATCAACAATTTGATACCAAGCAGGCAGAAATTAAGCGGCCTAAACCCATTCCTAATGTTGTTGTAGCCAACGCTAAAATGATGCAGGTTCGCGATGAAGTTGAGGCACTTGGCACTGCAAAAGCGTCCGAGTCTATTTCAGTTACCGCTAAGGTGAGTGAAGTAATCACTGCTCTAAATTTTGATGATGGCGATCTGGTCAAGCAAGGTCAGCTATTAGTGCAACTGCAAGATACTGAGCAACAGGCGAAAGTACGTGAGGCTAAAGTAGCGTTGCAAGAATATATGCGTGAGTTTGATCGTATTAGTTCACTTGTTTTAAGCAAGACAGTGGCTGAAACAGAGCGAGATAGCCTGCAGAGTAAAATCGATGCAGCAAGAGCGAGCTTAGATCAAGCGACGTCGAATGTGGCAGACAGGAAAATTGTTGCGCCTTTTTCTGGTCGTCTGGGTTTACGTAATGTGAGCCTAGGTAGCTTTGTGACTCCTTCAGAGCAAATTACAACGCTAGATGACGTGACTAAGATTAAGCTCGATTTTTCGGTGCCGGAGCGTTTTATTCAAGACTTACAAGAAGGTAAGCAAATCATTGCTGAAACAGTCGCATTTCCCGATAAAATCTTTAAAGGCACAGTGACCAGTATTGATAGTCGAATTAACCCAACCACACGCGCCGTAACAGTGCGCGCAATCGTACCAAATGACGACTACAAGTTAATTCCTGGCATGTTGATGAAGGTCAACTTAATCAAGCAAAGTCGTGAAGCTTTGCTGCTACCAGAGTCTGCGATTATTCCTATACAGAATAAGCACTATGTTTATCTGGTAAATAACGAGAACAAAGTAGAGCGAGTAGCTGTGTCACTTGGTTTGCGCACTCGTGGGTGGGTAGAAATTATCGACGGTATCCAAGTGGGCGATCCTGTGATTATTCGCGGTATTTTAAAAGTGCGTCCTGGCGCTGAAGTGACCCCTGAAGAAGCTGAGCGTTTTCACTTTGCATTAAAAGGTAATGTGGAGAGCGCAGTATGA
- a CDS encoding PaaI family thioesterase has translation MTGLQAMQAMMVGKIPPPTMSQTLPMALVKVETGMVVFEATADERHLNPMGGVHGGFAATVLDSATACAVHSALADNQSYATIDLQVKMVRPVPKGKLIFAQGELQNLSKSLAISHATLKDEQGKLLATATCSCLVKTHES, from the coding sequence ATGACCGGATTACAAGCAATGCAAGCCATGATGGTAGGAAAGATACCGCCACCGACAATGAGCCAAACCTTGCCCATGGCATTAGTGAAAGTAGAGACCGGCATGGTGGTGTTTGAAGCCACTGCAGATGAGCGCCATTTAAACCCAATGGGCGGTGTACATGGCGGTTTTGCTGCCACAGTGCTTGATTCAGCAACAGCATGCGCTGTGCACAGTGCATTAGCTGACAATCAAAGCTATGCCACCATAGATTTGCAAGTAAAAATGGTGCGCCCTGTTCCAAAAGGTAAGCTCATTTTCGCCCAAGGTGAACTGCAGAATTTATCTAAATCTTTAGCAATATCCCATGCCACGTTAAAAGATGAGCAAGGCAAGTTATTGGCAACAGCGACCTGTAGCTGCTTAGTTAAAACTCATGAAAGTTAG
- the fadE gene encoding acyl-CoA dehydrogenase FadE, translating to MTTLLWIIGMIAVLGAMAYLRVSLFTTTIAAAIAAAIVMAAGSALDIVHNLAWIVFLVIALPLNIKSFRQNVISRPLLKVYRGIMPEMSSTEKEAIEAGTTWWEADLFAGNPNWQKLHNYPKARLTAEEQAFLDGPVEEVCAMLNQHQVSHELADLPADIWQYLKDNGFFAMIIKKKYGGLEYSAYAQSRVLQKLAGVSSELASTVGVPNSLGPGELLQHYGTPEQQDHYLPRLAKGLEVPCFALTSPEAGSDAGAIPDFGVVCKGEFQGEEVLGMKLTWNKRYITLAPVATVLGLAFKLRDPEGLLGGEEDLGITCALIPTDIPGVETGRRHFPLNCMFQNGPTRGNEVFVPLSFIIGGPEMAGQGWRMLVECLSVGRGITLPSNSAGGVKTAALATGAYSRIRRQFKLPIGKLEGIEEPMARIGGNAYLMDAVTSLTTTGIDLGEKPSVISAIVKYHLTDRMQKCVIDAMDIHGGKGVCLGPSNYLGRGYQAAPIAITVEGANILTRSMIIYGQGAIRCHPYVLAEMESAFDKDAARGLANFDSAIFGHIGFATSNFIRSFWLGLTSARLSNSPYSDKTKRYYQHMNRFSANLALLSDLAMATLGGNLKRKERISARLGDLLSQLYLVSATLKRYEDEGRIKEDLPLVQWACEDGLYKLQDSLDDLLDNFPMGLGKVLRFVMLPFGRPVKRPGDILDHKVAKILQTPSATRDRIGEGQYWAAVENNAVGVQEQTFKDILAAEPLYDKVCKAAGKRLPFMWLDKVAEEGKALGVLSEAEIELLQRAEIGRMKTINVDDFDSDALKANEVKLTSTEQAA from the coding sequence GTGACCACCCTACTATGGATCATCGGAATGATCGCAGTACTTGGTGCCATGGCATACCTGAGGGTATCGCTATTTACTACAACAATTGCTGCGGCAATTGCTGCGGCAATTGTTATGGCTGCAGGTAGTGCGTTAGATATCGTTCATAACTTAGCTTGGATTGTGTTTCTTGTTATTGCACTGCCGCTTAACATCAAATCATTCCGTCAAAATGTTATTAGTCGCCCTTTACTTAAAGTGTACCGCGGCATCATGCCTGAAATGTCTTCGACTGAAAAAGAAGCCATTGAAGCTGGTACGACTTGGTGGGAAGCCGATCTTTTTGCTGGTAACCCTAACTGGCAAAAACTCCACAACTATCCTAAAGCACGCCTAACTGCTGAAGAACAAGCTTTCTTAGATGGCCCTGTTGAAGAAGTCTGCGCCATGCTTAACCAGCACCAGGTGTCACACGAGCTAGCAGACTTACCTGCTGACATTTGGCAGTACCTGAAAGATAATGGCTTCTTCGCCATGATCATCAAGAAGAAATACGGTGGCTTAGAATATTCAGCTTACGCACAATCTCGCGTGCTACAAAAGCTTGCTGGTGTAAGCAGTGAGCTTGCTTCAACCGTAGGTGTACCAAACTCTTTAGGTCCTGGTGAGCTATTACAACACTATGGTACCCCAGAGCAACAAGACCACTACTTACCTCGTCTAGCCAAAGGTTTAGAAGTACCTTGTTTTGCCCTTACTAGCCCAGAAGCTGGTAGTGATGCTGGCGCTATCCCAGATTTCGGTGTGGTATGTAAAGGTGAGTTCCAAGGCGAAGAAGTGCTTGGTATGAAACTAACCTGGAACAAGCGTTACATTACCCTTGCGCCAGTTGCTACCGTACTCGGTCTTGCATTTAAACTTCGTGACCCAGAAGGCTTACTTGGCGGTGAGGAAGACTTAGGTATTACTTGTGCTCTTATCCCTACAGATATTCCTGGTGTTGAAACTGGCCGTCGTCACTTCCCGCTTAACTGTATGTTCCAAAACGGTCCTACTCGCGGTAACGAAGTATTCGTTCCATTAAGCTTCATCATTGGTGGCCCAGAAATGGCAGGCCAAGGTTGGAGAATGCTAGTTGAATGTCTATCAGTCGGTCGAGGTATTACCCTTCCATCTAACTCTGCTGGTGGCGTTAAAACTGCTGCATTGGCAACTGGTGCATACTCACGCATTCGCCGTCAGTTCAAATTACCAATTGGTAAACTTGAAGGTATTGAAGAGCCAATGGCGCGCATCGGTGGTAATGCTTACCTTATGGATGCAGTGACCAGCCTAACAACTACAGGTATCGACCTTGGCGAAAAACCATCAGTAATTTCAGCAATCGTTAAGTATCACTTAACCGATCGCATGCAAAAATGTGTGATTGATGCAATGGATATTCACGGTGGTAAAGGTGTTTGTCTTGGCCCTAGCAACTATCTAGGCCGTGGCTACCAAGCTGCTCCGATTGCAATTACAGTTGAAGGTGCGAACATTTTGACTCGCTCAATGATCATCTATGGTCAAGGTGCGATTCGTTGTCACCCATATGTACTTGCTGAAATGGAATCTGCATTTGATAAAGACGCAGCTCGCGGTTTAGCTAACTTCGATTCAGCAATCTTTGGCCATATCGGATTCGCAACATCTAACTTTATCCGTAGCTTCTGGTTAGGCTTAACCAGTGCTCGTCTGTCTAATTCGCCATATTCAGATAAGACTAAGCGTTACTATCAGCACATGAACCGTTTTAGTGCCAACCTAGCACTGCTGTCTGACTTAGCGATGGCAACACTTGGTGGTAACCTTAAGCGTAAAGAGCGTATCTCCGCACGTTTAGGCGATTTACTAAGTCAGTTATACCTAGTATCTGCAACGCTTAAGCGTTATGAAGACGAAGGTCGTATTAAAGAAGACTTACCACTAGTTCAATGGGCATGTGAAGATGGTCTGTATAAACTACAAGATTCGTTAGATGACCTACTGGACAACTTCCCAATGGGATTAGGTAAAGTACTGCGCTTTGTTATGTTGCCATTTGGTCGCCCTGTTAAGCGTCCTGGCGATATCCTAGATCATAAAGTTGCTAAGATTTTACAAACACCTTCTGCTACTCGCGATCGTATTGGTGAAGGTCAATACTGGGCTGCAGTTGAAAACAATGCTGTTGGTGTTCAAGAGCAAACCTTTAAAGACATCCTTGCTGCAGAGCCGCTATACGACAAAGTTTGTAAAGCAGCCGGTAAACGTCTGCCATTTATGTGGTTAGATAAAGTTGCTGAAGAAGGCAAAGCGCTAGGTGTACTAAGCGAAGCTGAAATTGAATTACTGCAACGTGCCGAGATTGGCCGCATGAAGACGATCAACGTTGATGACTTTGACTCAGATGCGCTAAAAGCGAATGAAGTAAAGCTAACATCGACTGAGCAAGCTGCTTAA
- a CDS encoding class II glutamine amidotransferase, which yields MCELLAMSANVPTDIVFSFTGLAERGGVTGPHIDGWGITFYEGKGSRTFKDAKPSSESHIAQLIKSYPIKSETVVSHIRQANRGGVSLENTHPFTRELWGRYWTYAHNGQLSNYEEKFVTRRFKAVGDTDSEQAFCWIMDKVVHRFGDVAPQSMSDVFAYIATLADEIRELGVFNMILSDGNDLMFYCSNNLSYITRKAPFGKAKLIDTDVVIDFKKETTPNDVVTVIATRPLTDNEDWYILKPGEWKVFRKGILMFGSESL from the coding sequence ATGTGCGAATTATTAGCCATGAGCGCTAACGTTCCGACTGATATTGTGTTTAGTTTTACTGGATTAGCCGAGCGCGGTGGCGTGACAGGACCTCATATTGATGGTTGGGGGATTACCTTTTATGAAGGTAAAGGCAGCCGCACGTTTAAAGATGCTAAACCTAGCAGCGAGTCGCATATTGCGCAGTTGATCAAATCATACCCGATCAAAAGTGAAACCGTCGTTAGCCATATCCGTCAGGCGAATCGTGGTGGCGTTTCGCTAGAAAATACCCATCCTTTTACCCGCGAATTGTGGGGGCGTTACTGGACTTATGCGCATAATGGCCAGTTAAGTAACTATGAAGAAAAGTTCGTCACAAGGCGATTTAAAGCCGTCGGTGATACCGACAGTGAACAAGCGTTTTGCTGGATAATGGATAAAGTGGTGCATCGCTTTGGTGATGTTGCGCCGCAGAGTATGAGCGATGTGTTTGCTTATATCGCGACACTTGCTGATGAAATTCGCGAGCTTGGTGTATTTAATATGATACTCAGTGATGGCAATGACTTAATGTTTTATTGCAGTAACAACTTAAGTTACATCACCCGTAAAGCGCCATTTGGTAAAGCGAAATTGATTGATACTGATGTGGTTATTGATTTCAAAAAAGAAACCACGCCAAATGACGTGGTAACTGTGATTGCTACAAGACCGCTTACCGACAATGAAGACTGGTACATACTCAAGCCTGGTGAGTGGAAAGTGTTCCGCAAAGGCATCTTAATGTTCGGTAGCGAGTCGCTTTAG
- a CDS encoding DUF3108 domain-containing protein: MSSLTLANSQAIESAVHTEQGASPIEQSSQVETAPAQHIAFTKAARAAIMSPLTPHTASYKVFYGSFELGDAHYTLPKTDSNYYKYHFDSEVGLLMLSDERKIESEFLVEDGRLTPYRYSHERTGTGSDYEEQTLFLKNEQYVHTIYKSDAIKLDYKEELFDPLMVQLQFRMDLAANKRPLAFKMVKDMEVDDYSFRVVADEKVTLDSGTYDTVKIEVVRDSSKRQTFFWMAKDLAYLPVRLSHFSKGSKQLDIQLASYQFDAPLPPMTTAIIDGSDPEQTKKALEWMQQENDTSELEELKRLATEH; encoded by the coding sequence GTGAGCTCGCTCACACTAGCTAATTCACAAGCCATTGAATCCGCAGTTCATACAGAGCAAGGCGCTAGCCCAATAGAGCAATCGAGTCAGGTTGAGACAGCACCAGCGCAGCACATCGCCTTCACCAAAGCTGCTCGTGCGGCAATCATGTCGCCATTAACGCCACATACAGCAAGCTATAAAGTGTTCTATGGCAGTTTTGAGCTTGGTGATGCTCACTATACGCTACCTAAAACAGATTCGAACTATTATAAGTATCACTTCGATAGTGAAGTAGGTCTGTTGATGCTGTCTGACGAGCGTAAAATTGAGAGCGAGTTTCTAGTTGAAGACGGCCGACTCACACCTTATCGCTACTCACATGAACGTACAGGCACAGGTAGTGACTATGAAGAACAAACCTTGTTCTTAAAGAACGAGCAATATGTTCATACCATATATAAGTCTGACGCAATAAAGCTTGATTACAAAGAAGAGCTTTTTGATCCTTTAATGGTGCAGCTGCAATTTAGAATGGACTTAGCAGCGAATAAAAGGCCACTTGCTTTTAAAATGGTCAAGGACATGGAAGTAGACGACTACTCTTTTCGTGTTGTAGCCGATGAGAAGGTCACGCTAGATAGCGGCACATACGACACGGTCAAAATTGAAGTTGTACGCGACAGCAGCAAGAGACAAACCTTTTTTTGGATGGCCAAAGATTTAGCCTACTTACCTGTGCGTTTAAGCCACTTCTCAAAAGGCAGTAAACAATTAGATATTCAACTTGCAAGTTATCAGTTTGATGCGCCGCTACCACCAATGACCACTGCGATAATTGATGGTAGTGATCCTGAGCAAACCAAAAAGGCATTGGAATGGATGCAACAGGAAAACGACACAAGTGAATTAGAAGAGCTAAAGCGACTCGCTACCGAACATTAA
- the trhA gene encoding PAQR family membrane homeostasis protein TrhA produces MSVKQSTIVGYYPPAHSQYSDKEERLNALTHGLGVVLGVFALVAMLLKPADLNSIQIAGIITYGLSLICLFLASTLYHSSKSELWQKRFKMADHCAIYTLIAGTYTPLMLIALSSESGYWVLLAIWLLTAGGIVFKTLFIGRFKAFSVTLYLIMGWLCLLVMGQLYNALSVPEFSLLLLGGMLYSLGVIFYVNKRIPYNHAIWHLFVLAGAYSQFACIYLII; encoded by the coding sequence ATGTCAGTCAAGCAGTCAACAATCGTCGGTTATTATCCGCCAGCGCATTCACAATACAGTGATAAAGAAGAACGCTTAAATGCACTAACCCACGGCTTAGGCGTGGTGCTGGGCGTATTTGCACTTGTTGCTATGCTACTTAAACCTGCAGATTTAAACTCGATACAAATTGCTGGCATTATCACTTACGGTTTATCGCTCATCTGCTTGTTTCTCGCTTCAACCCTTTATCACTCAAGCAAAAGTGAATTGTGGCAAAAACGCTTCAAAATGGCAGATCACTGCGCCATTTATACCTTGATTGCAGGTACGTATACCCCACTTATGCTGATTGCCCTATCAAGTGAGTCAGGTTATTGGGTGTTGCTAGCCATCTGGCTACTTACTGCAGGTGGCATAGTATTTAAAACCCTGTTTATTGGGCGTTTTAAAGCATTTAGCGTGACCTTGTACTTAATTATGGGTTGGTTGTGCTTATTGGTAATGGGTCAACTCTATAACGCGCTCAGTGTGCCAGAGTTTAGCTTGTTATTACTTGGCGGCATGCTTTATAGCTTAGGCGTCATCTTCTACGTTAATAAACGCATTCCTTATAACCATGCAATTTGGCACTTGTTCGTTCTTGCTGGCGCTTATAGCCAATTTGCCTGCATCTATCTAATTATTTAG
- the rrtA gene encoding rhombosortase, whose translation MLGDKGASPYHVLILTSLICIVLFAMDIANFGFDVSNTLAYRRDKIEFWQVWRLVTGNFLHTNLWHLLMNLAGLWIIVFLHEIHYKHHVEKLVLLIFSLCLFEGVGLFFLYPDLNGFVGLSGILHGLFAFGAIMDVRKGFRSGYLLLIGVIMKVMYEQYFGSLQGMSSLIEARVATESHFVGLFVGIAIGLFWLPLANRFKRRNR comes from the coding sequence ATGTTAGGCGATAAAGGCGCTAGCCCATATCATGTTCTTATATTGACCAGTTTGATATGTATTGTGCTATTCGCTATGGATATCGCAAATTTTGGCTTTGATGTCAGTAACACCCTGGCCTATCGCCGCGACAAAATTGAATTTTGGCAGGTTTGGCGTTTAGTCACGGGTAATTTTCTGCATACCAATTTGTGGCACTTACTGATGAATCTCGCAGGCTTGTGGATCATCGTGTTTTTACACGAGATCCATTACAAGCATCACGTTGAAAAGTTAGTGTTATTGATTTTTAGCTTGTGTTTGTTTGAAGGCGTTGGGCTGTTTTTCCTTTATCCCGATTTAAATGGTTTTGTCGGTTTGAGTGGCATTCTTCACGGCTTGTTTGCCTTTGGTGCCATTATGGATGTGCGTAAAGGTTTTCGCTCTGGCTATTTATTATTGATTGGTGTGATCATGAAAGTCATGTATGAGCAGTATTTTGGCTCGCTTCAAGGCATGTCGAGCTTGATTGAGGCTAGAGTAGCGACAGAGTCACACTTTGTCGGATTATTTGTAGGCATCGCAATTGGGCTATTTTGGCTACCTTTGGCCAATAGGTTTAAGCGAAGAAACAGATAG
- the queC gene encoding 7-cyano-7-deazaguanine synthase QueC produces the protein MSKSVNSALVVFSGGQDSTTCLIQALAKYDQVHGITFDYGQRHRQEIEIAKELANKLNLASHKVMDVGLLNELAASALTRDAIPVSNEVMNNGLPNTFVPGRNILFLTLAGIYAYQLGCDVIITGVCETDFSGYPDCRNEFIQSMQSSLALGMDKPITIDTPLMWLDKAETWALADKYGQLELVEHETLTCYNGIKGYGCGDCPACHLRTRGIEEYKDNREQVMERLNSKQKSQL, from the coding sequence ATGAGCAAATCAGTTAACTCAGCGTTGGTCGTATTCAGTGGTGGCCAGGACTCTACGACATGTCTAATTCAAGCATTAGCTAAGTATGACCAAGTACATGGCATTACATTTGATTATGGTCAACGTCACCGCCAAGAAATCGAGATCGCTAAAGAACTCGCAAACAAGCTAAATTTGGCCTCGCACAAGGTAATGGATGTTGGCTTACTAAACGAACTTGCCGCATCTGCGCTAACACGAGATGCCATTCCTGTATCAAATGAAGTGATGAACAACGGGCTGCCTAATACGTTCGTACCTGGGCGTAATATTTTATTTTTAACCTTGGCTGGTATTTACGCTTACCAATTAGGTTGTGATGTCATTATCACTGGCGTGTGTGAAACCGACTTTTCAGGCTACCCTGATTGCCGCAATGAGTTTATTCAATCAATGCAGTCAAGCCTTGCACTGGGTATGGACAAGCCAATAACCATTGACACGCCGTTAATGTGGCTTGATAAAGCAGAAACCTGGGCGTTAGCAGATAAGTATGGCCAACTCGAATTGGTCGAGCACGAAACTCTCACCTGCTATAACGGTATTAAAGGCTATGGATGCGGTGATTGCCCTGCTTGCCACTTGCGTACGCGCGGTATTGAAGAGTACAAAGATAACCGTGAACAAGTAATGGAGCGTTTAAATAGTAAGCAAAAGAGTCAACTTTAG
- the queE gene encoding 7-carboxy-7-deazaguanine synthase QueE, which translates to MTQYPVNEVFETIQGEGMFTGVPALFVRLQGCPVGCAWCDTKHTWELEENNKVDPAQVIQVDGVIGRWSELSAQDLIDAFIAKGFTAKHVVITGGEPCMYDLTDLTTVLNAAGYQTQIETSGTFEVKCHIDTWVTVSPKVNMKGGMEVLEQALIRANEIKHPVATDKHIDELDQLLAPINIEGKTICLQPISQKPRATELAMATCIARNWRLSVQTHKYLNID; encoded by the coding sequence ATGACGCAATATCCAGTGAATGAAGTCTTTGAAACGATCCAAGGTGAGGGCATGTTTACCGGTGTGCCAGCACTGTTTGTTCGTCTACAAGGGTGTCCAGTGGGATGCGCATGGTGCGACACCAAACATACTTGGGAGCTTGAAGAAAACAACAAAGTCGACCCTGCTCAGGTAATTCAAGTTGATGGCGTAATCGGGCGTTGGAGTGAGCTATCAGCTCAAGACTTAATTGATGCGTTTATTGCAAAGGGCTTTACCGCAAAGCATGTAGTCATCACTGGTGGCGAGCCATGTATGTACGACTTAACTGATCTTACGACTGTGCTTAATGCAGCAGGGTACCAAACTCAGATAGAAACGAGTGGTACGTTTGAAGTTAAGTGTCACATTGATACCTGGGTGACGGTATCACCGAAAGTGAACATGAAAGGTGGCATGGAAGTGCTTGAGCAAGCACTAATTAGAGCGAACGAAATTAAACACCCGGTTGCCACAGATAAACACATTGACGAGCTAGACCAATTATTAGCGCCAATCAATATTGAAGGCAAAACCATTTGCTTACAGCCGATTAGTCAAAAGCCGCGTGCAACTGAGCTTGCAATGGCAACGTGTATTGCACGAAATTGGCGCTTGTCAGTACAGACCCACAAGTATCTAAATATTGATTAG
- a CDS encoding PLP-dependent cysteine synthase family protein produces MSTSWINSAIAKIEADYQRSADTHLIKLDLPQLKGIDIYLKDESTHPTGSLKHRLARSLFLYALCNGKIKQGTTIIESSSGSTAVSEAYFSRLLGLPFIAVMPKSTAKKKIEQIEFYGGKCHFVDTGDQIYAESERLAAELNGHYMDQFTYAERATDWRGNNNIADSIFNQMKREPNPIPKWVVMSPGTGGTSATIGRYIRYQQLNSQLCVVDPENSVFYDYYQTGDVTITGDKGSRIEGIGRPRVEPSFIPGVVDTMMKIPDAASIATIQWLEKLIGRKTGASTGTNLYGALTLASQMQEKDETGSIVTLLCDSGERYLDTYYNDSWIADNIGCFKHFQQVLNKFDESGLIEDSCQ; encoded by the coding sequence ATGTCTACCTCTTGGATCAACAGTGCTATTGCAAAAATTGAAGCTGATTATCAACGCTCAGCCGACACTCATTTAATTAAGCTAGATTTGCCGCAACTAAAGGGTATTGATATCTACCTTAAAGATGAAAGCACCCACCCAACTGGTAGCTTAAAACATCGTTTAGCACGCTCACTTTTTTTGTACGCCCTGTGTAACGGTAAAATTAAACAAGGCACCACTATTATTGAATCTTCGTCAGGCAGCACTGCTGTATCAGAAGCTTACTTTTCTCGCCTATTAGGTTTACCGTTTATTGCTGTGATGCCAAAGTCGACCGCGAAGAAAAAGATTGAGCAAATTGAGTTTTATGGTGGCAAGTGCCATTTTGTTGATACAGGTGACCAAATTTATGCCGAATCAGAGCGCCTAGCAGCAGAGCTAAATGGACACTATATGGATCAGTTTACTTATGCCGAACGAGCAACTGACTGGCGTGGTAACAACAATATTGCCGACTCGATTTTTAACCAAATGAAACGTGAGCCAAACCCTATTCCTAAATGGGTGGTAATGAGCCCTGGCACAGGCGGCACATCGGCAACAATTGGACGCTATATTCGCTACCAACAGCTAAACAGCCAACTATGTGTAGTAGACCCGGAAAATTCTGTCTTTTACGACTATTACCAAACGGGTGATGTAACGATTACCGGTGACAAAGGCAGCAGAATTGAAGGTATTGGTCGCCCACGGGTTGAGCCATCATTTATTCCTGGCGTCGTAGATACCATGATGAAAATCCCGGATGCGGCGTCAATTGCCACCATCCAATGGCTAGAAAAGCTAATAGGCCGTAAAACAGGCGCATCGACAGGAACAAACCTTTATGGCGCGTTGACACTAGCAAGCCAAATGCAAGAAAAAGACGAAACAGGTTCTATCGTTACCCTGCTGTGTGATTCTGGCGAGCGTTACCTAGATACCTATTACAATGACAGCTGGATAGCAGACAATATCGGCTGCTTTAAGCACTTCCAGCAAGTATTGAATAAGTTTGATGAATCAGGCTTGATTGAAGATAGCTGCCAGTAG